One Mycolicibacterium doricum genomic window, GCCGAACGGCCACCGGCGTTCGGCGCGGTCACCCCACCGCGTCGCGCACAGCAGCGCCAGCCCGACCAGAACCCACACCAGGAACTCGACGAACCACAACCGCCCAGCGGTCATGCTGTCCTCTGGGCCCAGGAACTTGTTGGCCAGCAACACATTCGAGGCCGCATAGTCGTCGGTGACCAGCAGCGCGAATGCCACCCACAGTATGGCGGGCACGGCGATCCACCTGATGGTGCTGACCAGGTGACGCACCCGGGTGGCGCGCGGCAGGGGGGTGAGGCAGAAGCGGCCGAAGTTGTATCCGGCGACGCCCAACAGAACGTGCGCGCCGCCCCACAACACCCACAGCTCCGCGTGCGAGCCGGCGACCAAAACGATCGCCGCCGCACGCAGCGCCACGCTGGTCTCCAGCGTTGTTCCCCACCACCGGCGGGTCTTGCGGGCGGACTCCAGCTCGCTCAGCGGCAGCCGCGGCCAATCCGCTGGCAGGTGCCCGAGCGCGCGTTCGAGCCGCACCGACATGGCGACGTAAGACAGCGAGTTGCCGCCGAGGTCGACGAAGCTACTGCGGGGATCGACGTCGGCCGTGTCGATCTGCAGCACGTCGGCGAACAGACCGCGCAGGTCCAGGCGGGCATCGGCGGTCGTCGGCTCGGCGGCCCGCTCGCGCAGGCTGCGATAGTCCGGCTTGCCGGTGGGCAGGCGGGGGATCTCGTCGACGTCCACCACCCGGATCGCGGCCCGGGGCAGCCCCGACGCGTCGGCCGCCGCGGCAGCGACGTCGGTGTCCTCGGGACAATCGACGGCGCCCACGAGCAGCAGGCCGTCGCCGTCGGTGCAGATCGCGGTGACGCCGTCGGCGTGCAGGGCCGACTCGACGCGTTGCAGGTCGATGCGCAGTCCGTACAGCTTGACGAACCGGTCGCTGCGCCCGACCACCTCGTAGAGGCCGTCGCGGCGCTGCCGGGAGATGTCGCCGGTGCGCAGTTCCTCGATCCCGGCATCACTGGCGAGATCGGCGGCGGTGTGGGCGTACCCCATCATGACGTTGGGTCCGCGGTAGAAGAGTTCGCCGGTGCCGTCGGGCATTCCGTCGACCGGCTCGATGCGGAACGACCCACCGGGGATCGGAATGCCGATCGACTCGGGATGGTCGTGAGCGAGTTCCGGCGGCAGATACGCCATGCGCGCGGTGGCCTCGGTGGCGCCGTACATGACGAAGAATCGCCAACCCGCCCGCCCGCCGAGGTCTGCCAGCCGGCGCACGCGATCCGGGTCGAGCCGTCCGCCGGCCTGGGTGACGTAGCGCAGGTCCGGCAGCGACATCGCCTCGAAGCCGATCCGGTCGAGCAGCTCGAAGGTATGCGGAACACCCGCGAACGACGTTGCGCCGCACTTCCGGAACACGTTCCAGAAGTCGTCGTCGACCACGGAGAGGTCGGTGAGCACGACTGCGGCTCCGCGCAGCAGGTGACTGTGGATCACCGACAGGCCATAGCAGTACGACATCGGCAGAGTCGTTGCGGCCCTGTCGGTTCGGGTGATGTCGAGATAGGTGGCGATAGAATCGGCGTTGGCGGCGAGGTTGAACCGGGACAATCGCACCAGCTTAGGGGAGCCGGTACTGCCGGACGTCGAAAGGAGCAGGGCCAGGTCCGGGTGGAGTTCGGGGGTGGTCCGGTAGCGTGGGCCGTCGGTGACGACGCCGTCGGTGACGATGACGTCGGGGCGGTAGGTGTCGACGACCGACCGGTTGTCACCGCCCGCGGGCACGGGCAGCACCACGTGGTGGCCGGCGAGCGCACCGAGGTAGGTCACCAGCGTGGGCAGGTCGTTGCGGGTCTCGAGCAGGACGAGCTTGCGGCAAGTACCCAGTTCCTCGGCGCGGGTCGCGACCTGCGTCGCGAGTTCGGCGTAGGTAACGGCCTTCTCGGCGGTGATCACCGCGACGGCGTCGCCGTGGCAGGCAAGGTGGTCAACGAGCCGCTCGAACATCACGGCGCGGTCATCGCCCGTCGCGCGGGCGGTCATCAAACACTACGGCGGCACCGGTGACGTGGATGCGGACCTTGGCGTCGACCGCGGGCGGCGCGACGCTGTGCTGGCGGACGGTGATCGGCGCGGCGTCGCCGCCGAGGTCCACGGTGAGCAGGACGTCGTGGCCGCGGAACTCCGACGCCAGGACCGTCGCCATCCCGTCGCTGCGGTCGTCGTCGGAAACTGCCGCCGCCTCCAATTGCTCCGGGCGGAGCATCAGCGTGCCACCGCCGTCGGGTACGGAGCCGCGGACGGGAAGGCGGCCCAGCGCCGAGGTAGCGACCCCGCCGGTCACGGTGCACGGCAGCAGCACGCAGTCACCGAGGAATTCGGCGGTGAAACGATCGTTGGGTTCTCGGTAGACCGCCTGCGGCGTACCGACTTTGGTGAACCGGCCGTCGCGCATCACCGCGACCTGGTCGGCGATCGACAGCGCCTCCTCCTGATCGTGAGTGACGATCAGGGTGGTAACGCCGGCGTCGGAGAGCAGTGTCGCCACGGCCTTGCGGGTCGACGCCCGCAGTCCGGTGTCCAGGGCGCTGAACGGTTCGTCGAGCAGCATGAGCGCGGGCTGGCGGGCGAGGGCGCGGGCGAGGGCCACGCGCTGCTGCTGTCCCCCGGAGAGTTCGTGCGGCCGGCGCGCGGCGTAGG contains:
- a CDS encoding AMP-binding protein, with the translated sequence MTARATGDDRAVMFERLVDHLACHGDAVAVITAEKAVTYAELATQVATRAEELGTCRKLVLLETRNDLPTLVTYLGALAGHHVVLPVPAGGDNRSVVDTYRPDVIVTDGVVTDGPRYRTTPELHPDLALLLSTSGSTGSPKLVRLSRFNLAANADSIATYLDITRTDRAATTLPMSYCYGLSVIHSHLLRGAAVVLTDLSVVDDDFWNVFRKCGATSFAGVPHTFELLDRIGFEAMSLPDLRYVTQAGGRLDPDRVRRLADLGGRAGWRFFVMYGATEATARMAYLPPELAHDHPESIGIPIPGGSFRIEPVDGMPDGTGELFYRGPNVMMGYAHTAADLASDAGIEELRTGDISRQRRDGLYEVVGRSDRFVKLYGLRIDLQRVESALHADGVTAICTDGDGLLLVGAVDCPEDTDVAAAAADASGLPRAAIRVVDVDEIPRLPTGKPDYRSLRERAAEPTTADARLDLRGLFADVLQIDTADVDPRSSFVDLGGNSLSYVAMSVRLERALGHLPADWPRLPLSELESARKTRRWWGTTLETSVALRAAAIVLVAGSHAELWVLWGGAHVLLGVAGYNFGRFCLTPLPRATRVRHLVSTIRWIAVPAILWVAFALLVTDDYAASNVLLANKFLGPEDSMTAGRLWFVEFLVWVLVGLALLCATRWGDRAERRWPFGVAAAFLALGMALRWDVFGIGFGKSAWFTMLAFWFFAIGWAASKSSTVWQRLAVTAVLAIGIVGYFGQPNREALVFIGLALLIWLPAIRCPSAFTVTAGVIAEASLFIYLTHYQVYPLFGEQKLVGVLAAIVVGILLTQLVTLTRKKAHRYTPTAITRGQAAARR
- a CDS encoding ABC transporter ATP-binding protein, whose amino-acid sequence is MTIRGVTGNALDVTGLTKAFGSHTVLHGIDLGVTAGTITAVVGASGCGKTTLLRLVAGFENPDAGTVSIAGRQVAAAGSSTPAHRRDVGYVAQDGALFPHLTVGQNIAYGLSGRRNVQPRVAELLATVSLDESYAARRPHELSGGQQQRVALARALARQPALMLLDEPFSALDTGLRASTRKAVATLLSDAGVTTLIVTHDQEEALSIADQVAVMRDGRFTKVGTPQAVYREPNDRFTAEFLGDCVLLPCTVTGGVATSALGRLPVRGSVPDGGGTLMLRPEQLEAAAVSDDDRSDGMATVLASEFRGHDVLLTVDLGGDAAPITVRQHSVAPPAVDAKVRIHVTGAAVVFDDRPRDGR